From Paenibacillus graminis:
TTACCGGGGTTACCCTGATGTATATGGCGGAAGGCCTGGACACCGGAGACATGATCTCACGGGTAGAGGTTCCAATCGAAGAGGAGGACACTTCGGGAATTCTGTTCGAGAAGCTTAGCGTGGCGGGATGTGAGCTTCTCAAGGCGGAAATGCCCCGGCTGGCAAAAGGGCGCGTGCAGGCAACTCCGCAGGATGACAGCGAAGCCACCTACGCGCCGAATCTCACCAGGGAAGATGAACGGATTGATTGGAGCGTAAGCTCGCAAGAAATTTATAACCGCATTCGCGGACTGGTGCCGTTCTCTGGCGCTTTTACCCTCTGGAACGGGGAAACGTTCAAGGTGTGGGCAGCGCAGAAACCTGCTGCGGACGGCGGAGGCAGCGGGGCTGTGCCCGGTACGGTCATTGAGGTGAGCGGCGATGGCGTAAAGGTGAAGACAGGCAATGGCAGCCTGTCCCTTACTATGGTTCAGCCAGCCGGCAAAAAGGCTATGACCGCAGCTGATTTCAGCCGGGGCGCTGCGATGAAGCCCGGGACGGTGCTGGGTTGAGCGCGGGCAGCGGCGGCGCGGACCGCAAGAGGCCGCTTATGCAGCCGGACGGCGGCAGGAACGGCGCAGGAGCATCTGGAGCAAGCCCGGCAGGCGGCAGTAAAAGAAAAGGAACGGCAGGCAAACCTGCTCGGTCGGGTGCCGCAGATACCCGGGCAGCCGAATCTGCCCGGGAAGTGGCGCTCGATATTCTTGTCCGTGTTGAGCAGCAGGGAGCCTACAGCAATCTGCTGCTGAACAGCAGCTTGCAGAAATCTGCGCTCAGCCGTGAGGATGCTGGGCTTGCCACGGAACTGGTATACGGCAGCATATCCCGGCTCCTTACCCTGGATTTTGTATTGGACGGGTTCGTCAGCAAAGGCATTGCCAAACTTCAGCCCTGGGTACGCAATTTGCTGCGCTTAAGCTTGTATCAGATCATGTATCTGGACCGGATTCCCTCACATGCAGCCGTTAACGAGGCGGTAAATATCGCCAAGAAACGCGGTCATCAGGGAATATCGGGAATGGTGAATGGGGTACTTCGGAGCGTGCTGCGTGCCGAGGAGCTTCCGGTATTGCCGGAGAATCTCAGCCCTGAGCAGCGGATTTCTATCCTCCATTCCCATCCCTTGTGGATGGTGAAGCAATGGGCTGCGGAGTATGGACTGGATACCGCTGAAGCAATGTGCGCTGCGAACAATGAGCCGCCTGCGGCCAGTGTGCGTGTGAATCTTACAATGATCAGCCGCGATGCGCTGCTGGAACAGATGCTTGAAGCGGGACTTGCAGCTTCGCCTTCCCGGGTCAGCCCCTACGGCATTGTAGTCAGGGGCGGCGGCAATCTGGCTTTGACCTCCTGGTACCGGGACGGTTACTTGTCTGTACAGGATGAGAGCTCCATGCTTGTGGCTGAAGCGGTGGCGCCGGAGCCGGGCATGAGGGTGCTTGACTGCTGCGCCGCACCGGGCGGCAAAAGCGCCCACATGGGCGAACTGATGAAAGACGAAGGTTATATCTACGCAAATGATCTGCATTCCCACAAAGCCCAGCTGATTGCAGATCAGGCGCAGCGGCTTGGCCTGGACTGTATTGCCACAGGCAGCACTGACGCACTCCTGCTGGCCCGGTCGCTTGAACCGGAATCATTTGACCGGATTCTGCTTGATGCACCCTGCTCGGGTCTTGGGGTCATCCGCCGCAAGCCCGATTTGAAATGGCGCAAACAACCGGAGGATGTAGCCAGTGTGGCTGCTCTTCAGGCTGAGCTGCTGCAATCGGTATCCCGGCTGCTTAAGCCCGGCGGTATTCTGGTGTATAGCACCTGCACTACAGAGCAGGAAGAGAACAGCAGCGTAATCGCTGAATTCCTCGGGAACAATCCCGGGTTTACTTCGGCAACCTTTACTTCGCCGGTGTGGCAAAGAGTGCAGGGAACCGCACTGGCGGCAGGAGAAGGGCTTCAGCTGTTGCCACAGCATTACGGCAGTGACGGCTTCTACATTTCCAGGCTGCAAAGAATCTTGTAACATAGCAGTTTCTAAAGGCATTTACCGGTTTCCCGCCCGCGGGTCTTTATGCGTGGCGGGCTTTTCTTTTACCGGCTCTGATATTTGTGTTAAAATAGGAAGAATGAGAAATAATACGCATAACCTTAACTGTATAAGATGAACTTAAAAATCATAAAAGGGTAGGAGTGCGGAGGGGAAGTTTGGAACTGGAAGAGCGAATGCGTCCGCCTTTGTCACCGGATTTCAACCGTTAAAAGATGTTCAATTAAGAAATCTGGGGACAACAGCGGCTGGAAGTCCAAACATTCCCCGCAGTTACGACCATACCAACAATGTAAAACTAAAGTTCAACTTATATAGAACTGATTGGTGAGCGTATGCTGATAAATTTCTATATCTTAAGAAAGTACAGGTGCTAATTCTAATGAAACCTTTAATATATGATTTTTCTCTGGAAGAGTTGCAGCAGTGGGCCAAGGACAACGGAGAGCCCGCTTTTCGCGGGGGGCAGATTTTTGACTGGCTGTATGTCAAGCGGGTCAATGATTTCGAATCGATGAGCAATTTGTCCAAGGCGCTGCGCGCCAAGCTGGATGAACAGTTCCGCATAGCGGCGCTGACGGAAATTACAAAGCTGGAGTCCAAGGACGGCACAGTGAAATTCCTGTTCGGTCTGCATGATGATCATGCGATCGAGACCGTTATTATGAAGCATAATTATGGCAACAGCGTCTGTGTAACGACACAGGTAGGCTGCCGGATCGGGTGCACCTTCTGCGCCTCAACTCTCGGCGGTCTTAAACGCGATCTGACTGCTGGCGAGATTGTGGCCCAGGTGGTTCGCTCCCAGCAGATTCTAGATGCCCGCGGTGAGCGGGTCAGCAGCATTGTAATCATGGGCACGGGTGAACCCTTTGAGAATTATGACGCGACTATGCGGTTTCTGCGTCTGATGATTCATGAGAAAGGCCTGAATATTGGACAACGGCATATCACGGTATCCACCAGCGGAATTGTGCCGAACATCTATAAATTTGCTGATGAGGATACCCAGATCAATCTGGCGATCTCCATCCACGCACCTAATGATGCGCTGCGCTCCAAGCTGATGCCGGTTAACCGGCGGTATCCTTTTGATGATGTGATTGAGTCCCTGCGGTACTATCAGGCTAAGACGGGCCGCCGGATCAGCTTTGAATATGCTCTGATTGGCGGTGTCAATGACCAGAAGGAACATGCGGAAGAGCTCGCCGGGGTGCTTAAGACCATGCTCTGCCACGTGAATCTGATTCCCGTGAATCATGTGCCTGAGCGCAAGTATGTACGGACTTCCCGCAATGATATTTTTGAATTTCAGCGTATTCTGGCCGACCATGGCGTAAATGTTACCATCCGCCGTGAGCAGGGCCATGATATAGCGGCCGCATGCGGACAGCTGCGTGCCAAACACATGGAGAAGTTGGGGTGAGGATATTTGATCAGAACAGTTCATGCCAGCGACATTGGCCGGGTACGTACCGTCAATGAGGATTCAGTCTGGATCGGCGTGACACAAAACGGCTATACCCTCGGCATTATCGCCGATGGAATGGGCGGACATCTGGCTGGCGATACCGCAAGCCGTCTTGCTCTGGAAACCATGAAGAATGCCCTGTACGGGCTTCAGCCTGATCTGCCGGAGGAAGAACTGCAGCATGCGCTGTCTGCCGCCATATACGAAGCTAACCATGCGGTCCACAATGAGGCATCAAGCGACGAGAAATACCATAATATGGGTACAACGGTCGTTGCTGTGCTGCTTAAGGGGGAGGCCGGGTATATCGGCCATATCGGTGACAGCCGAGCCTATTTGATCAAGGATGGTGCAGCCGTCCAGTTAACCGAGGATCATACGCTGGTCAATGAGCTGTTCAAGAACGGCCAGATCAGCCTCGAGGAGCTTGATAACCATCCGCGCCGCAATGTTCTGACCAGGGCGCTGGGGACGGATGCCGAGGTAACGGCTGATCTGGCGCCTGTACGTCTGGAACTGGGGGAGCTTCTGCTTCTATGCAGTGACGGCCTCAGCAATTTCGTCAGCCAGGAGCATTTGGGGAAAGTGGCAGGGATACAGGAAATATCCTTAGAGGAACGAGCGGACCGTTTACTTCAGTTGGCTTTGCTGGCAGGCGGCGGCGATAATATAAGTGTCGCTATGTTAGAACATCAAGGAGAGGCCGCTGTGCCCGAGACAAAGGAGTGGGAAAGATGATCGGTCACGAATTGGGCGGCCGTTACCAAGTGATTGAACGCATCGGAGGAGGTGGCATGGCGCTCGTCTACAGAGCCCATGACATTCTGCTTAACCGGAACGTTGCTATCAAGGTTTTGCGAAATCAGTTTGTGCATGATGAGGAATTTATCCGCCGTTTCCGGCGGGAGGCGCAGTCCGCTGCGTCGTTGTCACATCCAAATGTGGTTAGTATATATGATGTGGGACAGGAAGATGAAATTCATTATATTGTCATGGAGTATGTAGAAGGCAAGAATCTGAATGAGATTATCAAAGAACGGGCTCCACTGCAGGTGGATGAAGCCGTACGTATTGCCTCCCAGATCTGTGATGCGCTGGATCATGCCCATCAGAATCAGATCATACACCGGGACATCAAGCCGCATAATATCCTGATCGGGCGCAATGGAAGAGTTAAGGTGACGGATTTTGGGATCGCCAGGGCCGTCACTTCCACAACGATAACCCAGACGGGCTCAGTAGTCGGATCGGTGCATTATTTTTCGCCGGAGCATGCCAAAGGGGTGACGACGGGGGAGAAGTCTGACCTTTATTCCTTGGGGATTGTGCTTTACCAAATGCTTACCGGAGTGCTTCCTTTTTTGGGCGAAAGTCCGATCAGCGTAGCCTTGAAGCATTTGCAGGAGGAATTTGAAGAGCCTCGGCTGCTGAATCCGCTGATTCCGCAAAGCGTTGAAAATGTCATTTTAAGATCCATGCGCAAAAATCCTGAGGAACGATATCAGTCAGCGAAGGAAATGCTGCAGGATCTGGAGACCTGTCTGCTTCCGGAACGGCGCAGTGAAACCAAAACGCAGTTCCATGATGAGGAAGACGAGGACAGAACCCGCATTATTCCGGCAATCAGGCCCATGCAGCGGGGGCTCGGCAGCCGCGCTGGCAGCGGAGAAGAGCGGATGAGGCGGGATGAAGAGGAGGAGCCCCGCAGTCCGGGCAAGCGCAAGTCGGGGCGTGCTGTGCTGTGGATCAGCCTCACATTGCTGGTGCTGCTTGCTATGGGCGGAGTGGTCTGGTACGTAAATGCCAAGCTTGCCGTAGATGAAGTAGCGGTCCCCAAGGTGACCGGTATGTCTTTTGAAGCAGCGAAAGCGGAGCTTGCCAAGGTCGGGCTCGTTGCCGACGAACCGCCTACGGGGGAATACAATGCAAATTTCGAGCCTGATGTAGTATGGAAGCAGAGTAAAGAGCCGGATACTATGGTCAAGGAAGACACGCATATCGCTCTTACAGTAAACATTGCCAAGCCACTTACTAAGATGATTCCTTTAGCGGGCAAGACTGAAGAAGAAGCGATTAAGCTGCTGATCGCTGAAGGTGTGGATCAGAGCCGGATTACCCCGGACCAGCGCTACAGCGAGGATTTCCCTGAAGGGCAGGTTATCGGCACAGAGCCAGCCGTGGACAGCGAGTATGATCCGGCGACGGCGACGATCAAGCTGATTGTGAGCCAAGGGAAAGAGACCGCTGATGTGCCTGATCTTACTAACAAGCCGCAGGGAGAGGCGAAGAGCCTGCTTGAAGCGGCAGGTCTTGTCCTCGGTGAAGTCAAGGAGGAATCCAGCTTCTCCGTCGAGAAAGGCATCGTTATGGAGCAATGGCCTTATGAAAAAGGCGATACCGCTTCGCCAGGTGAAAAGATTAACATTACCGTTAGTAAAGGTTACCCTCCTGAAGCGTTGGAATATACATTCAATGTACCGGTAGCCCCTTCGGTTGAAGGTACCAAGACCAAAATCCGCATTATTTATGCCGATGCCCGCAAGGACGGCGAGAACCAGGAATGGGGAACGCGCACGATTGCCAAAAGCCAAAGGCTGTCTGTGAAATTGCTGCTGGCCCCTAATAAGGACGGTTCCGTTTCTGTCTACCAGGATGGTGATTTTGTGGCCACCTATTCGATTAAATATGCGGATGCCAAAAATGGAACGGTGCCTGATCCGGAACCTCCGGTCCAGCACACTCCTGAGCCGACTCAGGCACCAACAGAACCGCCGCCGGCTTCTGCCGATCCAACGGTAGAACCTGAGATTCTGCCTCCATCTACTGAAGAAGGCACAACTACAGGTTCAGTGAATCAGACAGGATATGTAGCCAGCAATGACGGCAATGGGCAGACAGCGGACAATAAAGTCAATGACAAAGATAAAGGAAACAGCAAGGAAAAAGGCAATAACAAAGACAAATAAAAGAGACAAACTGAGCTGCCCGGGAGAAATCCCCGAGCGGCTGCAGTCAGCAGAATGACCCGGGTAGCCTGTTAACTTGGGTCATTTGTGCAAAATCAGGAGAGGATGGCTCATGATGTATGCCTGAAGGAATTATCATCAAAGCATTAAGCGGTTATTATTACGTCAAACCGCTCCGCGATGGATTGATTGCTGCCGAGGAAGAAGCTGTACAGTGCCGGGGAAGGGGAATTCTGAAGAAGAAAGGGATCGCTCCGCTTGTTGGCGACCGTATTAAATACGTCCTGACTGAAAATGGGGAAGGCATGGTTGATGAGCTGCTTCCCAGGGAGTCCGAGCTGATCCGCCCGCAGGTAGCCAACGTCAAACTGGCTGTGCTGCTGTTCTCTGTACGCGAGCCGGATATGAATCTGAATCTGCTGGATAAATTTCTGGTTCACATTGAGCATTCCGGCCTGGAGACACTGATTGTGCTGACGAAGCAGGATTTGGCCGAGGACGACGGCGAAGCCACGAATCAGGTCAAAGAACTGTACGAGCACATCGGATATGAAGTGATGGTCACAAGTTCGCTTACCGGCTCCGGCAGCCAGGAGCTGCGGGAACGTCTGGCCGGAATCATCAGTGTCTTCTCCGGACAGTCCGGTGTGGGTAAGTCCACACTGCTGAACCGCCTTGTGCCCGGCCTTGGGCTGGAGACGGGGGAGATCAGCCTCCGCTTGGGCCGGGGACGTCATACGACCCGGCATGTCGAACTGATGGATATTGGGGGAGGCGGCTTTGTGGCCGATACTCCGGGCTTCAGCCAACTTGATTTTCTGGAATTGGGTGTGGAAGAGCTGTCCGCCTGCTTCCGTGAGTTTTCCTCCTATGCCGAAAACTGTAAATTCCGCGGGTGCAGCCATATTCATGAACCGGGCTGCCATGTCATTGAGGCTGTGAATTCAGGAGCGATCGCAGACAGCCGATATGAGCATTACAAGCTGTTTTACAATGAAATGAAAGATAAAAAGCGGAGGTACTAACATTATGATCACAATCGCACCATCGATATTGTCAGCTGATTTTGCTGCGCTTGGCGCTGAAGTTGCACAGGCGGAAGCCAGTGGCGGAGACTGGATTCATGTAGACGTTATGGACGGCCATTTTGTACCGAATATTACGCTCGGACCGCCGATTGTAAAGGCTGTGAAGGCTCATACCTCTTTGCCGCTTGATGTTCATTTGATGATTGAGAACCCTGAACGCTATATCCCTGAGTTTGCAGCTTCGGGGGCCAGCGTCATTACAGTTCATGCCGAGGCTTGTGTACATCTTCACCGCGTGGTGCATCAGATCAAGGAGCTGGGTCTTCTTGCAGGAGTAGCAATCAATCCGGGTACACCCGCTTCGGCGGTGCGCGAGGTGCTGGAGGATGTCGATATGGTGCTGGTAATGACTGTGAACCCGGGCTTTGGCGGACAGTCGTTTATCCCGCACACGCTGAAGAAAATCCGCCAGATCCGCGAGTGGGCCCGGGAAGTCAATCATACCTCCCTGCGTATTGAAGTTGACGGAGGCATCGCTGAAGCAACTGCCCCGCTGGTCGCTGAAGCGGGAGCAGACGTTTTGGTGGCCGGAAATGCCGTGTTCGGACGCAGTGACCGCGCAGCGGCCATCAAGGCGATCCGTGAAGCGGCAGAAGCGGCCCTGCGCTAATCGTAAGCACACGTTCGAACTAATGGTATAGGCCAAGTTGCTGACGCATAAATATGGTTACATGAGCAGAAATCTCATGTAGCCTTTTTTTGAGTAGAATACTTTATATGAGCGCTATAAAGTATCTTTCTATTTCTCGCTGAAACGGAAGCCGCCTCTTCCAGAGTACGGCACAGCCGGTTCTGCTAGGTTCAATAAGGGAGGTCTGCATTCGTTACGTTAGCGCACGACAGGAAAGTCTCCTACCGTACGGCATGAATTGATGGGAGGGTTAATGATGAAATTTTATACGTTCAAGCTGCCAAGATTTTTGGGAGGTTTTGTTAAAGCGATTTTGAACACTTTTCAGAAAAGCTGAAGGCGGAATAGAACAGAAAACATGAAAAAAGCACCTTACATATGTAAAGGGTGCTTTTTGCTTCAAATATAAGACTTTATAAGCTCTGCGCTATAAAGTATCCTTCTATTTCTCGCTGAAACGGATACCGTCTATTTAAGGACGGCATGGCCGTTTCCACTTGATATGAGATATCGCTAGGTCTCAGAGTAATCCAAGACTAAACGCGTTCAACTTTGCCGGCTTTCAAAGCACGGGTGCTGACGTACACGCGTTTCGGTTTGCCGTTCACGAGGATACGGACCTTCTGAACGTTAACTCCCCAAGAGCGACGGTTGCGGTTATTCGCATGGGATACATGGTTGCCGCTGCCCGGTTTCTTGCCAGTTACAGTACATTTGCGGGACATAGATTACACCTCCTTGTTACTTACACCTGCGTAAAACAATACTTAAATATAATATCACAGCAAAATTTGCTTCGTCAACCGCTTCAAAAACATTTATTTCTTTTGGCTCTTATAGTACAATATAGATTAGTGTATTATGTCCAGTTAATCATAGCATTGATTAGGCATGAAGTTAGGAAGGGGAATCCTCATTGAGTAAGCGTTCTATAAACGGAACAGATTTTACCGCAATGGTACTCGCCGGAGCGGAGAAGCTGCAGCAGCATGCAGAGCACGTCAATTCCCTCAATGTATTTCCGGTTCCGGATGGAGACACGGGTACAAACATGAATTTGACGATGACCGCAGGCGCGAACGAATTGAAAAAAAATAATACCG
This genomic window contains:
- the fmt gene encoding methionyl-tRNA formyltransferase, coding for MKIVFMGTPAFAVPSLQMLLEEGYEVVAVVTQPDRPQGRKKTLTPSPVKAAALSLGLPVLQPERMRRPEAVAELAAYEPDLIVTAAYGQILPKAVLELPQYGCVNVHGSLLPKYRGGAPIQRCIINGEKLTGVTLMYMAEGLDTGDMISRVEVPIEEEDTSGILFEKLSVAGCELLKAEMPRLAKGRVQATPQDDSEATYAPNLTREDERIDWSVSSQEIYNRIRGLVPFSGAFTLWNGETFKVWAAQKPAADGGGSGAVPGTVIEVSGDGVKVKTGNGSLSLTMVQPAGKKAMTAADFSRGAAMKPGTVLG
- the pknB gene encoding Stk1 family PASTA domain-containing Ser/Thr kinase — translated: MIGHELGGRYQVIERIGGGGMALVYRAHDILLNRNVAIKVLRNQFVHDEEFIRRFRREAQSAASLSHPNVVSIYDVGQEDEIHYIVMEYVEGKNLNEIIKERAPLQVDEAVRIASQICDALDHAHQNQIIHRDIKPHNILIGRNGRVKVTDFGIARAVTSTTITQTGSVVGSVHYFSPEHAKGVTTGEKSDLYSLGIVLYQMLTGVLPFLGESPISVALKHLQEEFEEPRLLNPLIPQSVENVILRSMRKNPEERYQSAKEMLQDLETCLLPERRSETKTQFHDEEDEDRTRIIPAIRPMQRGLGSRAGSGEERMRRDEEEEPRSPGKRKSGRAVLWISLTLLVLLAMGGVVWYVNAKLAVDEVAVPKVTGMSFEAAKAELAKVGLVADEPPTGEYNANFEPDVVWKQSKEPDTMVKEDTHIALTVNIAKPLTKMIPLAGKTEEEAIKLLIAEGVDQSRITPDQRYSEDFPEGQVIGTEPAVDSEYDPATATIKLIVSQGKETADVPDLTNKPQGEAKSLLEAAGLVLGEVKEESSFSVEKGIVMEQWPYEKGDTASPGEKINITVSKGYPPEALEYTFNVPVAPSVEGTKTKIRIIYADARKDGENQEWGTRTIAKSQRLSVKLLLAPNKDGSVSVYQDGDFVATYSIKYADAKNGTVPDPEPPVQHTPEPTQAPTEPPPASADPTVEPEILPPSTEEGTTTGSVNQTGYVASNDGNGQTADNKVNDKDKGNSKEKGNNKDK
- the rsmB gene encoding 16S rRNA (cytosine(967)-C(5))-methyltransferase RsmB; this translates as MQPDGGRNGAGASGASPAGGSKRKGTAGKPARSGAADTRAAESAREVALDILVRVEQQGAYSNLLLNSSLQKSALSREDAGLATELVYGSISRLLTLDFVLDGFVSKGIAKLQPWVRNLLRLSLYQIMYLDRIPSHAAVNEAVNIAKKRGHQGISGMVNGVLRSVLRAEELPVLPENLSPEQRISILHSHPLWMVKQWAAEYGLDTAEAMCAANNEPPAASVRVNLTMISRDALLEQMLEAGLAASPSRVSPYGIVVRGGGNLALTSWYRDGYLSVQDESSMLVAEAVAPEPGMRVLDCCAAPGGKSAHMGELMKDEGYIYANDLHSHKAQLIADQAQRLGLDCIATGSTDALLLARSLEPESFDRILLDAPCSGLGVIRRKPDLKWRKQPEDVASVAALQAELLQSVSRLLKPGGILVYSTCTTEQEENSSVIAEFLGNNPGFTSATFTSPVWQRVQGTALAAGEGLQLLPQHYGSDGFYISRLQRIL
- the rpe gene encoding ribulose-phosphate 3-epimerase, which produces MITIAPSILSADFAALGAEVAQAEASGGDWIHVDVMDGHFVPNITLGPPIVKAVKAHTSLPLDVHLMIENPERYIPEFAASGASVITVHAEACVHLHRVVHQIKELGLLAGVAINPGTPASAVREVLEDVDMVLVMTVNPGFGGQSFIPHTLKKIRQIREWAREVNHTSLRIEVDGGIAEATAPLVAEAGADVLVAGNAVFGRSDRAAAIKAIREAAEAALR
- the spoVM gene encoding stage V sporulation protein SpoVM → MKFYTFKLPRFLGGFVKAILNTFQKS
- the rpmB gene encoding 50S ribosomal protein L28 is translated as MSRKCTVTGKKPGSGNHVSHANNRNRRSWGVNVQKVRILVNGKPKRVYVSTRALKAGKVERV
- the rsgA gene encoding ribosome small subunit-dependent GTPase A, whose translation is MPEGIIIKALSGYYYVKPLRDGLIAAEEEAVQCRGRGILKKKGIAPLVGDRIKYVLTENGEGMVDELLPRESELIRPQVANVKLAVLLFSVREPDMNLNLLDKFLVHIEHSGLETLIVLTKQDLAEDDGEATNQVKELYEHIGYEVMVTSSLTGSGSQELRERLAGIISVFSGQSGVGKSTLLNRLVPGLGLETGEISLRLGRGRHTTRHVELMDIGGGGFVADTPGFSQLDFLELGVEELSACFREFSSYAENCKFRGCSHIHEPGCHVIEAVNSGAIADSRYEHYKLFYNEMKDKKRRY
- the rlmN gene encoding 23S rRNA (adenine(2503)-C(2))-methyltransferase RlmN, coding for MKPLIYDFSLEELQQWAKDNGEPAFRGGQIFDWLYVKRVNDFESMSNLSKALRAKLDEQFRIAALTEITKLESKDGTVKFLFGLHDDHAIETVIMKHNYGNSVCVTTQVGCRIGCTFCASTLGGLKRDLTAGEIVAQVVRSQQILDARGERVSSIVIMGTGEPFENYDATMRFLRLMIHEKGLNIGQRHITVSTSGIVPNIYKFADEDTQINLAISIHAPNDALRSKLMPVNRRYPFDDVIESLRYYQAKTGRRISFEYALIGGVNDQKEHAEELAGVLKTMLCHVNLIPVNHVPERKYVRTSRNDIFEFQRILADHGVNVTIRREQGHDIAAACGQLRAKHMEKLG
- a CDS encoding Stp1/IreP family PP2C-type Ser/Thr phosphatase, producing MIRTVHASDIGRVRTVNEDSVWIGVTQNGYTLGIIADGMGGHLAGDTASRLALETMKNALYGLQPDLPEEELQHALSAAIYEANHAVHNEASSDEKYHNMGTTVVAVLLKGEAGYIGHIGDSRAYLIKDGAAVQLTEDHTLVNELFKNGQISLEELDNHPRRNVLTRALGTDAEVTADLAPVRLELGELLLLCSDGLSNFVSQEHLGKVAGIQEISLEERADRLLQLALLAGGGDNISVAMLEHQGEAAVPETKEWER